The genomic DNA CGGGAACCAAAGTGCAGCTGCGGCTGACCGATGAAGCAGAGCAGGAAGTGCTCACCATCCCAACGACGGCGATTATCCGGGAAGAGAGCAACACCTACGTCTACCTCTTCTCCGGTGGCAAAGTCGAGAAGCGGCAAGTGGAACTCGGACGCCTTAACGAATTGTATCAGGAGGTCATCGAAGGCTTGGCCACGGGAGATCAGGTCGTGGTATCGGGCCAACACCAATTGAAAGACAATCAAGAGGTCGAAGTCCTTGCGGCAAATTGATATAAAAAAATGGCCTTGCGTGACGGTGTTCCATCAGGAACGCCGGACGCGCGGGCCATTTTTATTTGAACATGACTTGTTGAACTACCTCTATACTATAAATATTTCATCGGGTTTTGGACGGTACCGTTCTTATGAATTTCAAAATGCAGATGAGTACCGGTGGAACGTCCCGTGCTGCCCATAATCCCGATTTTCGAACCTTTCTCGACGACTTCGCCTTCCTTGACACTGATCTTGCTCAGATGCCCATACAGCGTCTCATATCCGTTATTATGATTAATAATAATAACATTGCCATAGCCGGACTTGACGCCTGCGAAGCTGACAACTCCTTCATCCGCGGCAAGAATGTTCCGATTCGAGGAGACCAGATCGACGCCTTTATGAGTTCGGCCCCAACGCTCGCCGTAGCTGCTCGTCATTCGTGCGCCGGATACCGGCCACGCGAACTGGCCGCTGCCCTCGCCGACGATCTTCGTTCCTTTCATAATGATGCGCGGCGACGATGCCTTAATGACCTCATGGCCAAGCCATTCCTCGGTGACCACCTCGCCATTCTCTTTGGTCAGCCGATATTCCATAATCTTCAGACCGCTTTGCCCTTCCGCAACAACCTTGGACTGACCGGCTTTCATATCCGCATTTTTCTGAATAATCACTTCCGGTTCGGTGACGATTTCCTCGGATACCAGTTCAACCGTCTTTACGGTTAGAGCAGGCTTCAACGCCTTTACGTTCAGCTCCGTACCGATCTGCATTGTCTTCTCCTGAACGCCAGGGTTATTCGCGAACAATTCCTTCTGAGTCACCCCGTACCGCTTAGCAATGGATGAGATCGTATCCCCTTCGCGAACGACATAAGTGATCGCTGCCTCGCTGCCCTCTACGATGCGCTGAACCGCCTCCTCGGCGCTCAGCACCTTGTTCGGATCCGTCTTTACCGCAACCTGCGTTACGTCCTCCACGATCTCTGCGGATTCCACGGTTACACCGTTTTGCTTCTTGGCCGCGTTCGGATTGCTGCTCACTAATTTAATTCTAGAAGCCGCATTATTGGATGAAGTGCCCGGTATGTATTTCCCTTTCACTTGCTCCAGAATCGCGTTTGCCGTTGCCTGATCCTTCACGACCGCAATGGTCTCGCCGTCGACCTTCAGCTCTACCCCGCGGGAATAACCCGTCAGCCTCTCATACAGCTTGTCCAGAGTAACCTCCGTATCAATCCTGGCTTTATACTTCTTCGCCTCGACCGTTGTTATGCCCTTCGTATTAACCACCATATCCGCCTGTGGATACTTCTCGGCGTACTCCTGCTCTTTGCGCTTGTAGAGCGCCTGCAGCTGATCCTCGCTATCGATCGTTCCGATCTCCTCATCATGGAGCATGACGCGGTAATAGGTCACCGTATGCGCCTGCGCATACTGGTAACCAGCCAATAACATGCCTGTTGCAAGTACGGCAGCGATTGCCCCAATTCTGACTCTGCGTGATCGCGTTTTCTGCTCTATATCCGTGCTATCTATATCATCTTGCTCATTTTCCGGTAGATTATGGCTTGGCCTGATACGCTGAACCGCAGACTGATACCGCTCCGTAAGCCAATCAAGCCCAATTTTCCCCCTGAAACCCTTCATGGTAAATCTCCTTTATATTTGACTCTATTCGACAATAAATAGTTTCAAAATTTTAACCTTTGGTCGCTATCGTCTACTTTAGCATACGACCCTCCCGAATTTCAACTCTGTTCACAAATGGCAAAAACCCGCTGCGAGAGCGGGTTTAACATGTTTTTGCTAAAATATCCAGGGAGTATTTTATTTACAATCCTGTGAATGGTAACGCTATCATGATGATTTGGTAGAAAGGCTTTCCATTATTTTTTGAGCATAGCCATGACCTTGGCATATTGTTCTTTATCTA from Paenibacillus woosongensis includes the following:
- a CDS encoding peptidoglycan DD-metalloendopeptidase family protein; the protein is MKGFRGKIGLDWLTERYQSAVQRIRPSHNLPENEQDDIDSTDIEQKTRSRRVRIGAIAAVLATGMLLAGYQYAQAHTVTYYRVMLHDEEIGTIDSEDQLQALYKRKEQEYAEKYPQADMVVNTKGITTVEAKKYKARIDTEVTLDKLYERLTGYSRGVELKVDGETIAVVKDQATANAILEQVKGKYIPGTSSNNAASRIKLVSSNPNAAKKQNGVTVESAEIVEDVTQVAVKTDPNKVLSAEEAVQRIVEGSEAAITYVVREGDTISSIAKRYGVTQKELFANNPGVQEKTMQIGTELNVKALKPALTVKTVELVSEEIVTEPEVIIQKNADMKAGQSKVVAEGQSGLKIMEYRLTKENGEVVTEEWLGHEVIKASSPRIIMKGTKIVGEGSGQFAWPVSGARMTSSYGERWGRTHKGVDLVSSNRNILAADEGVVSFAGVKSGYGNVIIINHNNGYETLYGHLSKISVKEGEVVEKGSKIGIMGSTGRSTGTHLHFEIHKNGTVQNPMKYL